The Spiroplasma citri genome has a segment encoding these proteins:
- a CDS encoding lipoprotein yields MKKWLSFLGAITLLGTSTTSLVACNTPQYNEEELQQLKQENQIYTNCQEIKENLEWICPQEKPFNQVDNKWYYVVWKKDKWEINKIFRNYNINVNQEYIIYKDNNYELKFFRGINKINKIQDTSLIYNSNNPFGFAQWGERNSDYINYIKSVYRWNLDKEKPDLVVDIDGNVKVNGE; encoded by the coding sequence ATGAAAAAATGATTAAGTTTTTTAGGAGCAATTACATTATTAGGAACAAGCACAACAAGTCTAGTTGCTTGTAATACACCACAATATAACGAAGAAGAATTACAACAACTAAAACAAGAAAACCAAATATACACAAATTGCCAAGAAATAAAAGAAAACTTAGAATGAATTTGTCCTCAAGAAAAACCTTTTAATCAAGTTGATAATAAATGATATTATGTTGTATGAAAAAAAGATAAATGAGAAATAAATAAAATTTTTAGAAATTATAATATTAATGTAAACCAAGAATATATTATATACAAAGATAATAACTATGAATTAAAGTTTTTCAGAGGTATTAACAAAATAAATAAAATACAAGACACATCTTTAATCTATAATTCTAATAATCCTTTTGGCTTTGCACAATGAGGTGAAAGAAATTCTGATTATATAAATTATATTAAATCAGTTTATCGTTGAAATTTAGATAAAGAAAAACCTGATTTAGTAGTTGATATTGATGGTAATGTAAAAGTTAATGGTGAATAA
- a CDS encoding Mbov_0401 family ICE element transposase-like protein, whose product MDINNIINGDNFFNKTYEDLSRYVVGEIASRLENLDDLIFQNYQKYDKFKHYRVKEIRTKTLITLKGKITFRRRRYYKINPITGKEEYIFILDEVLKIKKWQRLGNDVKERILLFLSDDKKYRDILDALEQAKISLMTISNTIKNATTNEKYYINNTTIKIKVPHTLYIQIDGTFLKIEYDRKKVKKHTLLSTVHTGYDQEKTTEKRHVIANKLGVYEIDNIPIYISKKTKLNRFVVKLILLIVSNYNIQDDTEIMILGDGANWIKGVKKDIANRFPNNKVHYTIDKFHLVKRFKDLLPHRRIIKENEETFKQVVDYFYNGKYYELLQCLKESKSFIPSSKKFLRETINLIKNNEGGIKNQTLWNNIGCHMEGDVSRYGKGIFSKKGIYSEKTVKNKLNTSMLKLRNNIKDFKQSEKPPENNSILYNNFNKTEQQNLHLY is encoded by the coding sequence ATGGATATTAATAATATTATTAATGGTGACAACTTTTTTAATAAAACATATGAAGATTTGAGTAGATATGTTGTTGGAGAAATTGCATCTAGGTTAGAAAATTTAGATGATCTTATTTTTCAAAATTATCAAAAATATGATAAATTTAAACATTATCGAGTAAAAGAAATAAGAACAAAAACATTAATTACTTTAAAAGGTAAAATAACATTTCGCAGACGACGATATTATAAAATTAATCCAATAACAGGAAAAGAAGAATATATTTTTATTTTAGATGAAGTTTTAAAAATTAAAAAATGACAAAGACTGGGGAATGACGTCAAAGAAAGAATTTTATTGTTTTTAAGTGATGATAAAAAATACCGCGATATTTTAGATGCCTTAGAACAAGCAAAAATTAGTTTAATGACAATTTCAAATACAATAAAAAACGCAACAACAAACGAAAAATATTATATTAATAATACCACTATTAAAATAAAAGTTCCGCATACTTTATATATTCAAATTGATGGAACTTTTCTTAAAATAGAATACGATAGAAAAAAGGTTAAAAAACACACCTTATTATCTACTGTTCATACTGGTTATGATCAAGAAAAAACAACCGAAAAAAGACATGTAATTGCAAATAAGTTAGGTGTTTACGAAATAGATAATATTCCAATTTATATTTCTAAAAAAACAAAATTAAACCGTTTTGTTGTTAAATTAATACTTTTGATAGTAAGTAATTATAATATTCAAGATGATACTGAAATTATGATTTTAGGTGATGGAGCAAATTGAATTAAAGGGGTTAAAAAAGATATTGCAAATCGTTTTCCTAATAACAAAGTTCATTATACAATAGACAAATTTCATTTAGTAAAAAGATTTAAGGATTTATTACCCCACCGAAGAATAATTAAAGAAAATGAAGAAACTTTTAAACAAGTTGTTGATTATTTTTATAATGGAAAATATTATGAATTATTACAATGTTTAAAAGAAAGTAAGTCATTTATTCCTAGTTCTAAAAAGTTTTTAAGAGAAACAATTAATTTAATTAAAAATAACGAGGGTGGCATTAAAAATCAAACATTATGAAATAATATTGGTTGTCATATGGAGGGCGATGTTTCCCGTTATGGTAAGGGGATATTTTCTAAAAAAGGAATTTATAGCGAAAAAACTGTTAAAAATAAATTGAATACTAGTATGCTAAAATTAAGAAATAATATTAAGGATTTTAAACAATCAGAAAAACCACCAGAAAATAATAGTATTTTATATAATAATTTTAATAAAACTGAACAACAAAACTTACATCTTTATTAA
- a CDS encoding ABC transporter permease has protein sequence MLRKGKSNSWYSIISFSIFKIRRSMAVWVLVLLSLVLFAALAITLFLSSTNIYDFLKNFQYGVFIFNNILLLLFVLLVIIKIFGREFEDGTYLLLISKPYSRFTLFFLKLISLWILIIFFLGAIILFALGIGYIGYLINNNSEYLEVYQNLLLKLLLYSLALSFFASSGILFAVTFLNSQVVLLIVVIFCSLFLVGGMPYSLIMSLANTIDLSFIETSMTKQNYPVLIIKSTINFKRNLEKKLIKYNNLTSKIWDFYNSWDYDDLDKVFKTRDYENITSDPSLRIKRLEFYQSLGLTKPKEESYTIEQLNKWDKITKYKYDNKDETIFEIINKVGGSNLKMKLNFATNFFFKSPGELEPNNEIHQELLDCINFIEKSAKSWELYLRTNDLNGNSLFYFDLDKSYYSLISSDGKVGTENQKLSEPNGFNPVNVFRAEFALTGISPADSEYDNGPDFQDWILNYFGAEDRIEDGFEIKTLYVLREIEINILKKIMDYKLLEAVPLKINTEWQKYDDLMQTYELISKINIIEHWNQIWTSSLSYVPFWFEPLQRSNINFNVQNNYLMSYQDFPISLKQDKKVDLVVLPFLNINLLLYIYLGISGLFLVNAYLILRRKNIT, from the coding sequence ATGCTTAGAAAAGGTAAATCAAATTCATGATATTCAATAATATCATTTTCAATTTTTAAAATCCGCCGTTCAATGGCAGTTTGAGTTTTAGTGTTGTTGTCACTTGTTTTATTTGCTGCACTTGCAATTACTCTTTTTTTATCTTCAACAAATATTTACGATTTTTTAAAAAATTTTCAATATGGAGTTTTTATTTTTAATAATATTTTATTATTATTGTTTGTTTTGTTAGTCATCATTAAAATTTTTGGTCGAGAATTTGAAGATGGTACATATTTGCTCTTAATTTCCAAACCATATTCTCGTTTTACTTTATTTTTCTTAAAATTAATTTCACTTTGAATTTTGATTATCTTTTTCTTAGGAGCAATTATTTTGTTTGCGTTAGGAATTGGTTATATTGGCTATTTAATTAATAATAATTCAGAATATTTAGAAGTTTATCAAAATTTATTATTAAAATTACTTTTGTATTCTTTAGCATTGTCTTTTTTTGCATCAAGTGGTATTTTATTTGCTGTAACTTTTTTAAATTCGCAAGTAGTTTTGTTAATTGTTGTTATTTTCTGTAGTTTATTTTTAGTTGGGGGGATGCCATATTCGTTAATTATGAGTTTAGCGAATACAATTGATTTGTCATTTATAGAAACTAGTATGACTAAACAAAATTATCCCGTTCTTATTATTAAAAGTACAATTAATTTTAAAAGAAATTTAGAAAAAAAATTAATTAAATATAATAATTTGACTAGTAAAATTTGAGATTTTTATAATTCGTGAGATTACGATGATTTAGATAAAGTTTTTAAAACGCGCGACTATGAAAATATTACAAGTGATCCTAGTTTACGAATTAAACGATTAGAATTTTATCAATCATTAGGTTTAACAAAACCGAAAGAAGAAAGTTATACAATTGAACAACTTAATAAGTGAGATAAAATAACAAAATATAAATATGATAATAAGGATGAAACCATTTTTGAGATTATTAATAAAGTTGGCGGAAGTAATCTTAAAATGAAATTGAATTTTGCAACAAATTTCTTTTTTAAATCACCAGGAGAATTAGAACCAAATAATGAAATTCATCAAGAATTACTTGACTGTATTAACTTTATTGAAAAAAGTGCAAAATCATGAGAGTTGTATCTTAGAACAAATGATTTAAATGGAAATTCGTTATTTTACTTTGATTTAGATAAATCCTATTATAGTTTAATATCATCTGATGGGAAGGTAGGAACCGAAAACCAAAAATTGTCAGAACCAAATGGATTTAATCCAGTAAATGTTTTTCGCGCCGAATTTGCTCTGACTGGAATTTCACCAGCTGATTCCGAATATGATAATGGTCCTGACTTTCAAGATTGAATTCTTAATTATTTTGGAGCTGAAGATAGAATTGAGGATGGTTTTGAAATTAAAACACTTTATGTTTTAAGAGAAATTGAAATTAATATTTTAAAAAAAATAATGGATTATAAATTACTTGAAGCTGTGCCACTTAAAATAAATACAGAATGACAAAAATATGATGATTTAATGCAAACATATGAATTAATTTCTAAAATTAATATTATTGAACATTGAAATCAAATTTGAACAAGTTCTTTATCATATGTTCCATTTTGATTTGAACCACTTCAACGAAGCAACATTAATTTTAATGTTCAAAATAATTATTTAATGAGTTATCAAGATTTCCCAATATCATTAAAACAAGATAAAAAGGTTGACCTTGTTGTGCTTCCATTCTTAAATATTAATTTATTGTTATATATTTATTTAGGAATATCTGGTTTGTTTTTAGTTAATGCTTATTTAATTTTACGTCGCAAAAATATTACTTAA
- a CDS encoding ABC transporter ATP-binding protein → MNNNALVLSDVAIASRNFSKKFKNSIVGPFNFNASRGKLHAILGASGSGKTVFIKSLIGGLKGFKGDITIFGKKATKISMKKMIGYVPEFVTFPENISSYNFLKYLGKTNGLRGRYLRDRIEYLMKSLEIWEHRDKDVNSFSSGMKKRVMIIQGIIHDPEILILDEPEAGLDINNRKKIIFYLKQLTLRGKTVFFSSHLLDEIKDYIDEFTMVMNGTQIYTGQLAAFNIKNSYYLVTNNPQAMIRYFNLNRIPNWYDRANNSLNFVLNSPLHLYYVTQYALKKRIKIAKISEVEFSFDFLLQKLNITLPPNMTTNRKLRKKQLKKQQQG, encoded by the coding sequence ATGAATAATAATGCATTAGTACTTAGCGATGTTGCGATTGCTTCGCGTAATTTTAGTAAAAAGTTTAAAAATAGTATTGTTGGTCCGTTTAATTTTAATGCTAGTCGTGGAAAATTACACGCCATTTTAGGTGCTTCTGGGAGCGGAAAAACAGTTTTTATTAAATCTTTAATTGGTGGTTTAAAAGGTTTTAAGGGTGATATTACAATTTTTGGGAAAAAAGCAACAAAAATTAGTATGAAAAAAATGATTGGTTATGTTCCTGAGTTTGTTACTTTTCCTGAAAACATTAGTTCTTATAATTTTTTAAAGTATTTAGGAAAAACAAATGGTTTGCGGGGGAGATATCTTCGAGACCGAATTGAATACTTAATGAAATCATTAGAAATTTGAGAACACCGTGATAAAGATGTTAATTCATTTTCATCAGGAATGAAAAAAAGAGTAATGATTATTCAGGGTATTATTCATGACCCTGAAATCTTAATTTTAGATGAACCAGAAGCAGGATTAGATATTAATAATCGAAAAAAAATTATTTTTTACTTAAAGCAATTAACACTACGTGGTAAAACTGTCTTTTTTTCATCCCATTTACTAGATGAAATTAAGGATTATATTGATGAATTTACAATGGTAATGAATGGAACACAAATTTATACGGGACAATTAGCTGCTTTTAATATTAAAAATAGTTATTATTTGGTGACTAATAATCCCCAAGCAATGATTCGTTATTTTAATTTAAACCGAATACCAAATTGATATGATCGAGCAAATAATTCGTTAAATTTTGTTTTAAATTCACCATTACATTTATATTATGTCACTCAATATGCATTAAAAAAACGGATTAAGATTGCTAAAATTAGTGAAGTTGAATTTTCATTTGATTTTTTATTACAAAAATTAAATATTACGTTACCTCCCAATATGACCACTAATCGTAAATTACGAAAGAAACAGTTGAAGAAACAGCAACAAGGTTAA
- a CDS encoding Rid family detoxifying hydrolase — protein sequence MELIHTVQAPQAVGPYSQAIKLANGFLYISGQLGLNPTTMLLVDNISDQTRQVLANINAILTVAKYTKDNVIKTTILLSDINDFVVVNEIYESFFKEHKPARSTFAVKDLPKAALIGIEVIAFKENS from the coding sequence ATGGAATTAATTCATACTGTTCAAGCACCACAAGCCGTAGGTCCATATTCCCAAGCGATTAAACTTGCAAATGGGTTTTTGTATATTTCTGGACAATTAGGATTAAATCCTACAACAATGCTTTTAGTTGATAATATTAGTGATCAAACAAGACAAGTATTAGCAAATATTAATGCTATTTTAACCGTTGCAAAGTATACTAAGGATAATGTTATTAAAACAACAATTTTATTAAGTGATATTAATGATTTTGTTGTTGTTAATGAAATTTATGAATCCTTTTTTAAAGAGCATAAACCGGCACGTAGTACTTTTGCTGTTAAAGATTTACCAAAAGCAGCTTTAATAGGAATAGAAGTCATTGCTTTTAAAGAAAATAGTTAA
- a CDS encoding UPF0236 family transposase-like protein: MDINSIINGKNFFNEIYNDLEKYAIREIAYRLEKWDDFIFQNYQEDDNFKDFRVKEIRTKTLITLKGKIKFKRRRYCWTNPKTGKTEYVFILDIILGIKKWQRMGNDVKERILSFLSKDKKYCDISGTLEKAGISLMSISNTIKNATTNDKYYINKTNIKINVPHTLYIQIDGTYIKMWNQNEKIKKHILLSTVHTGYDQIKSTEKRPVIANKLGVYEMDNIPNYITKKTKLRPFVVKLILLIINILFIKF, encoded by the coding sequence ATGGATATTAATAGTATTATTAATGGAAAAAACTTTTTTAATGAAATATATAACGATTTAGAAAAATATGCTATTAGAGAAATTGCATATAGATTAGAAAAATGAGATGATTTTATTTTTCAAAATTATCAAGAAGATGATAATTTTAAAGATTTTAGAGTAAAAGAAATTAGAACAAAAACATTAATTACTTTAAAGGGGAAAATAAAATTTAAAAGAAGAAGATATTGTTGAACTAATCCAAAGACGGGAAAAACAGAGTATGTTTTTATTTTAGATATAATTTTAGGAATTAAAAAATGACAAAGAATGGGAAATGATGTCAAAGAAAGAATATTGTCATTTTTGAGTAAAGATAAAAAATATTGCGACATTTCTGGTACATTAGAAAAAGCAGGAATCAGTTTAATGTCAATTTCAAATACTATAAAAAATGCAACAACAAACGACAAATATTATATTAATAAAACAAATATTAAAATAAATGTCCCTCATACTTTATATATTCAAATTGATGGTACTTATATAAAAATGTGGAACCAAAATGAAAAAATAAAAAAACACATCCTATTGTCTACCGTTCATACTGGCTATGATCAAATAAAATCAACTGAAAAAAGACCAGTAATTGCAAATAAGTTGGGCGTTTATGAAATGGATAATATTCCAAATTATATTACTAAAAAAACAAAATTAAGACCTTTTGTTGTTAAATTAATACTTTTAATTATAAATATTTTGTTTATAAAATTTTAA
- a CDS encoding lipoprotein: MKKRLSFLGAITLLGTSTTSLVACNNIPQYNEDELQQLKQENQICTNCKEIKEKLEWIAPQEKPFNTVDNKYYYVVWGGDKNDDWKIIKFNNNEKIKRWHPKTLDVQNNIKLCLTNYAEIPIDIDLSIDASTINLWKSDNGTYFKAVYRWNGGEENLPDLVVNNDGNVKVNGE; encoded by the coding sequence ATGAAAAAAAGATTAAGTTTTTTAGGAGCAATTACATTACTAGGTACAAGCACAACAAGTCTAGTTGCTTGTAATAATATACCACAATATAACGAAGATGAATTACAACAACTAAAACAAGAAAACCAAATATGTACAAATTGCAAAGAAATAAAAGAAAAATTAGAATGAATAGCACCACAAGAAAAGCCATTTAATACAGTTGATAATAAATATTATTATGTAGTATGGGGTGGTGATAAAAATGATGATTGAAAAATTATTAAATTTAACAATAATGAAAAAATTAAAAGATGACATCCAAAAACTTTGGATGTACAAAATAATATTAAACTTTGCTTAACTAACTATGCAGAAATTCCAATTGATATTGATTTATCGATTGATGCAAGCACAATTAATCTTTGAAAAAGTGATAATGGAACTTATTTTAAAGCAGTTTATCGTTGAAATGGCGGAGAAGAAAATTTACCTGATTTAGTTGTTAATAATGATGGTAATGTAAAAGTTAATGGCGAATAA